The segment TCTGTAAGTCTTGGTGTTAACAGCAGTTTTGTTGGAGGGGAAGTAAAGGTCCAAAAGACTTTTGTTCCGCCAAGTGATGTCGAAACATCATCATTCTCTGATGTTGGTGTCTATGTTACTTTCGAGGAAAGTGAGAACATCAAAGATGTACTTTCTCACGCTAACATGAGCATAGATTATGATGAGAATGCTCTTGGTGGAGTCAGTGAGGATGAGCTCTTCATATACTGGTACGATGAAGATTCATCTGAATGGGTTCCTCTGATAGGGGCTGGTGAACCATCTTTCTGTCTTGATGCAGGAAGGGATACTGTGAACAATATTCTCTGGGCAAATGTAACTCACTTTTCAACATATGCTATTGGTGAAGCTGAAGAAGAAGAGGAAGAGGTGCCGCCTGAAGAAGATAGCAAGAAGTCCTCCGGATCAAGTGGTGGCGGTGGCGGTGGAAGCGGAGCAACCGGTGAAGCTTTCGAAAACATCGCATTAAAGAATGTGAAAACAGAGAACATTGTAGGTGGACTTGAGATCAGTTATGCCTTCAATGATGAGCAGAATGCAATCCAATACATCAACTTCTCTGCACTTAGAAACTATGGAAGGGTTTCGACAACAATCGAAGTGCTTAAGAACAGATCATCGATGGTCGATGTAAGTGCTCCGGGACTTGTTTATAGCAACCTTAACATCTGGGTTGGAAAAGCAGGATTTGCTACAGAAGATAACATTGCTGATCCTGTAATAGGTTTCCGTGTAGCAAAAGATTGGTTGACAGAAAATGGAATTGATGAAAATTCAATAGCACTCTATCACCACAGTGAAGGAAAATGGAATGATCTCAATACAGAGAAGGTTGGAGAAGATGGATCATACATCTACTTCGAAGCGGAAACTCCGGGATTCTCACCATTTGCTATTGCAGCTGATGTTGCTGATAGTGTGGTAACAGACAATACTGGCTCAATAGAAGAAGGTTCCAGTACTCTTCCTATCACCGAACCAGCAGGAGAATATATGAATGCAACCGCATCTGACGAAGGATCCGGTTTTGGACTAAAAGATCTGATCTTTGTACTAGGAGTGTTCATATTTTTTGGGCTTATGTACGCTACGTATGCAACAGCTAAAAAGAATGAAGAGAATGCAGATATCAGAACTGATGATCTACCGGATGATATGCAAAATACAGAGAGCGATGTTTCTGAAACTGCTTCAGATAGCACAAATGCTGAGGAAACATCAGATCAGCCTGCTGAAACAATACCTTCTGTTGAGGAAGTATCAGATCAGCCTGCTGAAACAATACCTTCTGTTGAGGAAGTATCAGATCAGCCTGCTGAAACAATACCTACTGCTGAGGAAATATTAGGTCACCCTGGCGAAATAATATCTCCTGCTCAGGAAAATAAAATCCGGCCAGTTGATACTGAACAGAATGTCAAAAAGATGAAAAAGTCCAGAAATTTCTCAGATGACACATGGTCAACCTCTACTACTGAGGAATATGAAGTCCAGTTAGATGATACTGAACAAAAAGACGAAGAGACGAAAGAGTTCAGAAATTTGCCAGATAGTAAATGGTGATGATAGTACTCAGGGAGTTACTAAACTAAGTAAGAATAAATGAGTCAAAGGAAACCATTTCCTTTGACCCGTTTTAGATATAGGTTGACTTAAATTACGGGTTTAACTTCTAAAAGCAAATGTTAAATTCATAAAGTTTTTATAATATACTACAATTACTTATAATAATCAAAGGAGAATGTGTGTAAAATGCTGACTAGCATAATTTCAACTACTAGCGCGGTATCATCTGCAGCTTCAAGCGCTGCATCATCCGCTGCAATATCAATGACAACCGGTATAGGATTGCCGGAATATGGCGTACTTGCAGTTATCGCGCTTATATTCCTATTATCTGCAAAAGAGATTCTGTCTGCTTCAAAATACTGGAAAAAATCAGTATGTGCTTCTCTCAATATAGGCATATTCCCATTACTTCTAGCCTTTGCAGGAATTGTGATCTTCAAGGTTGCAGAAATAATTTAAATTAACTGTCAAATTAACGGTAAAGCCTTTCCTTTACCTACTTTCTATTTTTATTGATTTCACACTTTAATGTTACACTATATGAGGCAATATTCCAAAGAGCAGGATGTTCACAAATCCGTGTACAATCGTCACGAGTAACAGATCCCTTCTTATTATGTATATTCCACCCATTATAAATCCTGCAAAAGCAGTGAATGCTATCTCATGGAAGGTACCATATCCGGAGTGCATAAAGCCGAAAAGGATACTTGCAAGTATAAGTCCCTGGTACTTGCCGATCATTTCTTCAAGTTTTGTCTGCAGGATTGACCTGAATACGAGTTCTTCAACCAGACCGACGAAAAAGATCATTATTATGGATAACTTGAGCAAGTTAAATACTGAAAGATCCGGAATCAGGTAACCGGGTTTGATGATAAAGAACTCTCCTACTGCGATAACAACACTTGCTATCAATGCAACAGGCAGTTCATAGTACCTTATATTTCTGGTAATTCCAATATCTGAATATGAGAGTTCCTGGTCCTTTACAACAACATATGTCGAAATTATCAGTGGTGCATAGATAAATGCATAGGAATAAAGTGTCATTTCAAAGAACACGGGCATTGACAGATTCAGTATCCTTAGCAGTGAAAGGAGAATAAATGCACGCAATATATGTTTCCTGTTCCTATCTTCAAATACCATTGTAGACAAAGTTAAAAATATCAGCAGGATCAAATGCATCCACATAGCAAGCTTTGTCCTGCCAGCAAACAATGACATCTCTGCAATTATTATCATCAATGAAGGAATGGCTATAGCAAGAAGGTCAATTCGGGATTGGTCAATTCCCCTTATTTTGCTAAAAAAATCGTTTTCCACGACAATATCTCCAACTTCAGTTCCTGTCTCCATTTCAGGACTCCCCCACATCGATCCATAAATGAAGATCTCGATATGGCTCAGTCATGTTATTGTTTTTGTAGAGAAGGAATTGCAGTTTCATATCATCTCCAACAGACTCAGGCGTAAAAATTACCTCTTTTTCCCAGGTTTGATTGTGTTGAAGGGTTATATGTTGTAATTCCTGCCCTATGGGAAGTGAATTATTCCCCAGGACCAGTTCTATGGAATACTCCGTATCTGCATATTCATGGTTTACAACGCCAATTATCAAGTTACCGCTTTGGCCGGCCCGGAGTTCCGTAGGATATCCATCTGCCATACCTTCAGGTCCAAGGATATAGAATTCAGTAAATTTTTCTCCTTCCTTAGGCGTAACGACCACGTATGCAAGAGTTACCACTGAAGCTAATATTGATATCACCAGAAGAATTGTCAGGATCCGGTCAAGTTTATTCTCCGGCTTCCTTGAGATCCCTTCCTTTATTGAAACATATGCTGAGGTGAAAGGTACACTAAACTCATCATCCTCAGGAAGGGAGATTCTTCTGAACACTGCTACTGCACACATCAGGAGCGTAAAGGCTGAAAGTGATATTAATATGGGTAAAAGCCTGATCCCCCATGGCGTATAGTTAAGCGCAAGTCCAATGAGGGGAACTACTGCAATACTCAGACCAAAACTAAGCGCCAGTCTCTCGATCCCGTCCAGGTCATCTCTGGCTGGAAAAAGTGCTGCTATCAATGCATAACCCGGTAAGAACAGCACCATTGGAAGCCCGAGGACCGTTCGTATTGGTGTGTTGCTCAAAGCGGGGACAGTTATGAATATGCAGGTAAGCAGGACAAGCGCGATGACGACCTGAATATCGGAGGGGATTTTATTCCTGTGGACCATTATTATTTCTCATTTGTTTATGTTTTGGTGCATTCCTAAAGATGTGACATGATTTATAAATATGTTTGAAAGGCGTTATGCAACATCCAGACTTTGATGATAATTATATTTTAGCATTTTTATTTATATCGTGCAACTTATTATACTTTTGAATTCCTTTTAGAGAGACTAAGATTAGTTTTAAACGACACAGAAATATTAGAATTATTTGCACATGTGCCAGAAACATTTATGTATAGTCAAATATCTGTTACAGTGAACGAACTTACATAAATATTCCGATATTGGTACGGTGGCATATTTGACAAAAAAGATATTTCAGGCAGGCCTTTTGCTCTTTACAGTTTTACTTATCTGTTTGCTGGTCCCTATTGCAGGCGCTTTTGAAGTTTCTCCTTCAAACCCTTCAGTTGGCGATGAGATCACTGTAAGTGGATATACGGATAAGACCGGATCAATTCCTGCTAAAGTTGTTTTTACTTCGGTCGTACCGGTAAACGATGGAACTTATCTTTATGATGCCGGAAAGGTAGAAATTCCGGAGGGTCCGAACAGTTTCCATGTGAAGGCAGTTGGTGTTGATGATCTTGAGGTTAAGGTTAAGTTCGTCTTATGGGTAACTGCAGCTCATCCACAGGCGATAGATGGAGTTGCTTCCTATTCAATGTCAGGTGTACCCAAGGGTACGTACCCTATAAAATTAAGAGGGGAGGCACAATCGGGAGAAAAATCTGTCGATATCACTATTACCGCATCAAGCAGTATTGCTGTTGAAGATGGTTACTATGAATATTCTTACTCAACCAGTTCGATACCTGCAGGTGATTTCAAGTTGACCATCGATGGTGAAAGCAAGACAATAAACCTTGCTGGCGCTTCAACTTCTTCCGGAAGCAGTGGAGGAAGTTCCGGGAGTGGCAGTATTGGAGTAAGTCCTGATATGGCTGCAAATAACGTTGTAGCTTCGGAACATACCAATTCCAGAGCTGTCAGTGGTATGCCTGTAGAATTCAATTTCAAAGAACCTCTGAACCCGGTAACATATATTGGTTTTACATCTGGAATTACTTCCAGGGATGTGCCGGTAACTATCGAAATATTAGAACATACATCTGCATCGGTGTCGAACCCCCCTGAAGGTATCGTATACAAGAACATTAATATCTGGATGGGTTATACTGGTTTTTCAAGAACTGAAAATATAATAGATGCATCTTTGAAGTTCAAGGTTGATTCCTCCTGGATCGAAGATAACAATCTTGATCCGGAAGAACTGGTCTTTATGCATTATGATGAAACCAACAATGTCTGGGAACCGGTGTCTACTGAATTGATAGAAATTCTTGATGGATACGCATATTATCAGTCAAGCCCTGAATGCTTCTCACCTTTTGCCATTGTTGGGACTGAGGAACTACCCCCGCAAGTTGTAGAAGAGTTACCATCTGAAGATGATGTAAATGAAAATCATACGTCAGTTGATGATGTAGCTAATTCAGTGATCAATGAGCCGAAAAATCCAAATTTCGGAAAGAGTCTTCTTTTCATAGTGGCAGCATCAATGTTAGGTATGTTCCTATTCTTTAAACTACGAAAATAATTTGTACTCAAAATATCAAAATTTAAATCCGAACTCGGAGGTACTTTAATTTTGTACTATCCCTACCCAGTTCTCTGAAACTCTGTACTTTGAAGCGGTCGTAGATGTCCTAGATCATCTCGGATGAAAGAGACGGCAACCTCTCCCGGATTATTTTTTCTGAGCAATCGGAGTCAATGGCAGTTCCTTGTAATTTCAGGCCTCCTATGTTGTTGTTTTTCTGAAGTTGGTGGTTCTTGTCGGTCAGATGGACATCCCCTTAAATCCCGCAAGCTAAAGCTCTTCGACTCTCTGAAGATCCTATCAATTTGTACTTCATCTTGGGTGTAGAATGCAATAATGTTGCAGAGTGCTTGGTCGCTGCACTAGCACCTCCACCATAGACGAATGGATCTTAGTAAAACTCTGGCAAAGAAGCTGAACTTTCACCCAGTCCTGATGAAGTTGAAAAAAATATTAACGAACTATTGAAAAAGAAGACTCACAGGTGTATTTTGCACATCCATTAGAATACATCGAAGAAAACATCATATGCAATTATGCAGCCATCATAAAGATACTGTAAAGCTACCACATATCTACTGTAACTACACAGATCCACTATAAAAAAAGTATGAGTGATGAAATAAAAAAACATCACTCATTGCCTATGAAGAATGATCTTGCGTTAGTGACCGAGTCCTCCACCATTTCTTCAATGTTCAGCTTTTCCTCTTCCCTGACCATCAGGTCGAATGCAGCATTGATCTCAGGGCGTGCAGGAACTGCACCACATCCGGATGTCGGCATAATGGAAATATCATAGGTACCTATACGCCTTGCAAGGTCAATGATCTCAGTCTTATCAAGTCCGATCAAAGGATGATAAAGGGGTATACCAAGTCCATATATCTCAGCATGCATGTTTGCAGCTGTCTGTGAAGCGACCTGCCCGATGGAAGAGCCAGTAACAATACCATCAGCACCTTCTTTTTTCATTATTTCATATGCCATGCGATACATAGTACGCTTGCACAGAAGACAGGTGTTCTTCTCATTGCAGTTGTTAATGAATGTATCAAGGTTCTTGCCATGCGGAACATCATACATCTTGATATCATCTGCAGGAGACCACCTCTTTAATACTTCCACACATTTGATTGCCCTTTCAAGCGCACTATCTTCAGCAAAGGGTTTATTGTTGGCATAAACCGGTATTATTTTTACACCACGCCTCATCATAAGCCAGGCTGCTACCGGAGAATCGATCCCACCAGACATTAGAACTATCATTTTGCCCTGAGTACCAAGAGGTAATCCACCCACACCTTTCACGATGTCAGTAAATACATATGCCTTGTTCTGCCTCATTTCAACGAAGATCTCACGATCCGGATCAGAAAGATCCACTTTCGGAGTCCTTCCAAGAGATTCCAGACGAGCCCAGACCGCATCTCCGCAAAGGCGTCCAATATCAGTGGATGAAAGACCCTCTTTACCCGAGCGGCGTGCACGGATGCCGAATGATTCACCATCTTTGATCAGATCAGCACCAATATCGGCACACACCTTTGCAGCAGCATCAATATCAGCTTCGACCTTTACAGCAGAAGATGTTGACACTACTCCGAAAACATCCGCGGCTGCTTTTGCAGCACCGGGATCATCTGATTCGATAAAAATACGGCCCCATTCCCTGTAAACCCTGGAGAAAGATACATCCTCCTGCTTCAGCATGGCTTCAAGGTTACGAACCAGAACCCTTTCATACAGATTCCTGACGCCCGGACTCTTGAGAGCCAATTCGCCATATCTTACAATAACCACGTCGTACATGATGCATACTTATTCATACATGTTTTTTAAGCTATTTGGTAAAGGCAAAAGTGACCAAAACATCAATTTACCGAAAATTATAAATATTGATGAGATGATTATATAGGTTTACTGTCCGACCAGAAATGTGGGGCACGATATAAATTTCGGCATCAGAAGGAATAAGGGCGTGTTTGGGGAGTGGGAAACTCAACACAACACTTAGAGTAATCTTTGTAGATCATATCCTGCAATGTGAAATTAATTGAAATTAGGGGAAAACGTAAAATGAGAACATTACACAAATGTCCAAAATGTAGTTCAAGATTGGAATTGAAAGGGGAAAACATACAGGTTTGCAAAGTCTGTAAATACTGGACAGAAGCAGGAACTGCAAGACTTGACTCCATCACAATTCTGGAGTGAGGAGAAACTTGAAAATTGCCACATGTGTGATGTGGAACTGAAGATCATGAGGATTGCCGACAACGCAATGTACTATTG is part of the Methanococcoides orientis genome and harbors:
- the thiI gene encoding tRNA uracil 4-sulfurtransferase ThiI; the encoded protein is MYDVVIVRYGELALKSPGVRNLYERVLVRNLEAMLKQEDVSFSRVYREWGRIFIESDDPGAAKAAADVFGVVSTSSAVKVEADIDAAAKVCADIGADLIKDGESFGIRARRSGKEGLSSTDIGRLCGDAVWARLESLGRTPKVDLSDPDREIFVEMRQNKAYVFTDIVKGVGGLPLGTQGKMIVLMSGGIDSPVAAWLMMRRGVKIIPVYANNKPFAEDSALERAIKCVEVLKRWSPADDIKMYDVPHGKNLDTFINNCNEKNTCLLCKRTMYRMAYEIMKKEGADGIVTGSSIGQVASQTAANMHAEIYGLGIPLYHPLIGLDKTEIIDLARRIGTYDISIMPTSGCGAVPARPEINAAFDLMVREEEKLNIEEMVEDSVTNARSFFIGNE
- a CDS encoding PGF-pre-PGF domain-containing protein; this translates as MTKKIFQAGLLLFTVLLICLLVPIAGAFEVSPSNPSVGDEITVSGYTDKTGSIPAKVVFTSVVPVNDGTYLYDAGKVEIPEGPNSFHVKAVGVDDLEVKVKFVLWVTAAHPQAIDGVASYSMSGVPKGTYPIKLRGEAQSGEKSVDITITASSSIAVEDGYYEYSYSTSSIPAGDFKLTIDGESKTINLAGASTSSGSSGGSSGSGSIGVSPDMAANNVVASEHTNSRAVSGMPVEFNFKEPLNPVTYIGFTSGITSRDVPVTIEILEHTSASVSNPPEGIVYKNINIWMGYTGFSRTENIIDASLKFKVDSSWIEDNNLDPEELVFMHYDETNNVWEPVSTELIEILDGYAYYQSSPECFSPFAIVGTEELPPQVVEELPSEDDVNENHTSVDDVANSVINEPKNPNFGKSLLFIVAASMLGMFLFFKLRK
- a CDS encoding CPBP family intramembrane glutamic endopeptidase, with amino-acid sequence METGTEVGDIVVENDFFSKIRGIDQSRIDLLAIAIPSLMIIIAEMSLFAGRTKLAMWMHLILLIFLTLSTMVFEDRNRKHILRAFILLSLLRILNLSMPVFFEMTLYSYAFIYAPLIISTYVVVKDQELSYSDIGITRNIRYYELPVALIASVVIAVGEFFIIKPGYLIPDLSVFNLLKLSIIMIFFVGLVEELVFRSILQTKLEEMIGKYQGLILASILFGFMHSGYGTFHEIAFTAFAGFIMGGIYIIRRDLLLVTIVHGFVNILLFGILPHIV
- a CDS encoding DUF1616 domain-containing protein, which gives rise to MVHRNKIPSDIQVVIALVLLTCIFITVPALSNTPIRTVLGLPMVLFLPGYALIAALFPARDDLDGIERLALSFGLSIAVVPLIGLALNYTPWGIRLLPILISLSAFTLLMCAVAVFRRISLPEDDEFSVPFTSAYVSIKEGISRKPENKLDRILTILLVISILASVVTLAYVVVTPKEGEKFTEFYILGPEGMADGYPTELRAGQSGNLIIGVVNHEYADTEYSIELVLGNNSLPIGQELQHITLQHNQTWEKEVIFTPESVGDDMKLQFLLYKNNNMTEPYRDLHLWIDVGES